A section of the Enterococcus montenegrensis genome encodes:
- a CDS encoding DeoR/GlpR family DNA-binding transcription regulator, whose translation MLKSERQRSILNLCEQYGVITVQFVRKNLQVSDMTIRRDLEELAQQDKIIRVHGGAQSKTFAAGKSTVIENAAIVPLDDLELSHLEKKRISIEEKNYIAKQAVQFIDSGDTIFLGSGTTIELMTKYLMKHDLRVVTNSLPVFNLLQENEQLDLYLVGGSYRQKTGAFVGSIANETIQKLSIEKAFVGVNGVREEYVSTFSIEEGKFQQLVLNQAKKRYLVADAHKFNQSDFYNFFNLRDIDALFTDKSIEEAVKNKYQQYTTIYS comes from the coding sequence ATGCTTAAAAGTGAACGACAACGCTCCATTTTAAATCTTTGTGAGCAATATGGTGTGATTACAGTACAATTTGTGCGTAAAAATCTCCAAGTATCGGATATGACGATTCGGCGTGATTTGGAAGAATTGGCGCAGCAAGATAAAATCATTCGCGTTCACGGTGGTGCGCAAAGTAAAACATTTGCCGCTGGGAAAAGTACGGTGATTGAAAATGCTGCAATAGTGCCATTAGACGATTTGGAACTTTCCCATTTAGAGAAAAAACGCATTAGTATAGAAGAAAAAAATTATATTGCCAAACAGGCTGTTCAATTTATTGATTCAGGAGATACGATTTTTTTAGGTTCAGGGACAACAATTGAATTAATGACAAAATATTTAATGAAACATGATTTGCGGGTTGTTACGAATAGTTTGCCAGTCTTTAACTTATTACAAGAAAATGAACAGTTGGATTTATATTTGGTTGGCGGGTCTTATCGGCAAAAAACTGGCGCTTTTGTGGGATCAATCGCCAATGAAACAATTCAAAAGTTAAGTATTGAAAAAGCGTTTGTTGGAGTCAATGGCGTAAGGGAAGAATATGTATCTACTTTCAGCATCGAAGAAGGCAAGTTTCAACAACTGGTTTTAAATCAGGCAAAGAAGCGTTACTTGGTTGCCGATGCACATAAATTTAACCAAAGTGATTTTTATAACTTTTTCAATTTACGAGATATTGATGCATTATTCACCGATAAAAGTATTGAAGAAGCTGTCAAAAATAAATATCAACAATATACCACTATCTATAGTTAG
- the lacA gene encoding galactose-6-phosphate isomerase subunit LacA: protein MRVVLGSDAQAKKLKDIIKEYLVGEGFEVVDKTETPAADFVDSTLAIANDIKENEGSMGIAFDGYGAGSFMVATKVKGMVAAEVSDERSAYMTREHNNARMITIGSEIVGEELAKNIVKEFLSAHYDGGRHQIRVDMLNKMA from the coding sequence ATGCGTGTCGTACTTGGTTCAGATGCACAGGCAAAGAAATTGAAGGATATTATCAAAGAGTATTTAGTTGGCGAAGGTTTTGAAGTCGTGGATAAAACAGAAACACCAGCCGCAGATTTCGTTGATTCAACTTTAGCTATCGCAAATGATATTAAAGAAAACGAAGGCTCAATGGGAATTGCTTTTGATGGTTACGGTGCGGGGAGTTTTATGGTAGCCACAAAAGTTAAAGGCATGGTCGCTGCAGAAGTCTCTGATGAACGTTCTGCATACATGACTAGAGAACACAACAATGCCCGTATGATTACGATTGGTTCTGAAATTGTCGGTGAAGAGTTGGCAAAAAATATTGTCAAAGAATTTTTATCTGCTCACTATGACGGTGGCCGTCATCAAATTCGCGTGGATATGTTAAATAAAATGGCGTAG
- a CDS encoding PTS sugar transporter subunit IIA, which yields MSTGKEFFAPDTVYVSDKTTQEEVFNEVYQDLLKKDLVTDDFIVNLIERELNYPTGLDMTPVDSQLPNIAIPHTESEFVKTTRIVPIKINQAITFHNMINPDEELQVSFLFMILNEDGEAQAGLLADIMDFINSTDRKKMLEFFTYEDPKQIYQFLVENFKGE from the coding sequence GTGAGTACAGGAAAAGAATTCTTTGCCCCTGACACGGTTTATGTATCTGATAAAACCACGCAAGAAGAAGTCTTCAACGAAGTTTACCAAGATTTATTAAAGAAGGATTTGGTAACAGATGATTTCATCGTAAATTTGATTGAACGTGAGTTAAATTATCCAACAGGTTTAGATATGACCCCTGTTGATTCACAGTTACCTAATATTGCGATACCTCATACTGAAAGCGAATTCGTTAAAACAACGCGAATTGTGCCAATCAAAATTAATCAAGCAATCACATTTCACAATATGATCAATCCAGATGAAGAATTACAAGTTTCTTTTCTATTTATGATTTTGAATGAAGATGGTGAAGCGCAGGCCGGTTTATTGGCAGATATCATGGATTTTATTAATTCTACTGATCGCAAAAAAATGCTTGAATTCTTTACTTATGAAGATCCAAAACAAATTTACCAATTTTTAGTAGAAAATTTTAAAGGAGAGTAA